GCCCAGGCGCGGCGGCCTCGGGTGTGCGCACCGACATCCACCCGGTTAGGTCGGCGACCGTGCGCAGCGGTGAACCTAGCGGCAGGTCGGCGATCGGATCACCCGGCGCCCACTCGGTGAACCGAGGCCGCGGGACGTGCAGCGCCCCGGCGATCCCGGACCGGCCGTGATGCACCGGCGTGTGCGGGTCGCCCAGCGTCGCGACGGCGAGCACCTGATGGCGAGGCCGCCGAGGCAGGATGTCGCGCGCGTACTTCACTGCGACCGCCGCGCCCGCACTGTAGCCGCCGACGACCACGAGTTCGCGGGATTCGGTGACAGCTCGATCCAACGCTGCCGCGCCGATCGCTTTCGACTCCTCATACGACAGGTCGCCCATGCCGGTCGCCGGGC
This genomic window from Gordonia westfalica contains:
- a CDS encoding PE-PPE domain-containing protein — encoded protein: MKFTYVPYPADFGPATGMGDLSYEESKAIGAAALDRAVTESRELVVVGGYSAGAAVAVKYARDILPRRPRHQVLAVATLGDPHTPVHHGRSGIAGALHVPRPRFTEWAPGDPIADLPLGSPLRTVADLTGWMSVRTPEAAAPGRSRPLNVWRWRSRGGIRSAGPISRVRGGHPQLSRHCAFHGLRRWWPR